From a region of the Fibrobacter sp. genome:
- a CDS encoding type II toxin-antitoxin system VapC family toxin, translating into MKVLIDTHIVLWYLNGDEKLSEQAKQIIDDPNNDIFVSSVSIWEIEIKHIIRPNEMMCSGADVASKCKQAEFIELPLRSGHVKLLHTLNRKAEAPAHKDPFDKILISQAKAEGMTFLTHDSLLADYEEPCVLTV; encoded by the coding sequence ATGAAAGTACTGATAGACACCCACATTGTCTTATGGTACCTAAACGGAGACGAAAAACTTTCCGAACAAGCTAAACAAATTATTGATGATCCGAATAACGACATTTTCGTCAGCAGTGTTTCTATTTGGGAAATTGAAATTAAGCACATCATCCGTCCCAACGAAATGATGTGTTCCGGTGCCGATGTAGCATCCAAATGCAAGCAAGCAGAATTCATAGAGTTGCCTTTACGAAGCGGTCATGTAAAATTGCTGCACACACTAAATCGTAAAGCAGAAGCACCAGCTCATAAAGATCCATTTGACAAGATTCTCATTTCACAGGCAAAAGCCGAGGGAATGACGTTCTTGACGCACGATTCCTTACTAGCTGATTACGAAGAACCTTGCGTGCTTACTGTATAA